One genomic segment of Flavobacteriales bacterium includes these proteins:
- a CDS encoding ATP-binding domain-containing protein — protein DEMMDQEFLRWLYTAITRASVKLYLVNFNDKFF, from the coding sequence GATGAAATGATGGATCAGGAATTTTTAAGATGGTTGTATACAGCCATCACCCGTGCAAGTGTAAAACTTTACCTGGTTAATTTTAACGATAAGTTTTTCTGA